One window of candidate division WOR-3 bacterium genomic DNA carries:
- a CDS encoding ABC transporter ATP-binding protein, translated as MSYLEIKELYKKFKKEEILKDINLEVKKGEFFVVLGPSGCGKTTLLKIIAGLLKPDKGKIILEESDITNLEPGKRDVAMVFQNYALYPHMKVIENILFPLRIKKIKIEEQKKRLEWVTEFLKIGEILEKKPSELSGGQQQRVALARALVRNPKIFLMDEPLSNLDAKLRTEMRSELKNLQRNLNITTIYVTHDQIEAMTLADRICILNKGEIMQIGTPEEIYEKPQNFFVASFIGTHGINIIESENFILCVRPEKFYLARQEGKNYEFYVRLNSYDFIGEYYVLKCDIVDVVFNGNHIDTKKGEIKVIMNKKPEYRNIIFYVREKDVYRFDRNKLRLS; from the coding sequence GTGAGTTATCTTGAAATAAAAGAACTCTATAAGAAATTTAAAAAAGAAGAAATTTTAAAAGATATAAATTTAGAGGTAAAAAAAGGGGAATTTTTTGTTGTTCTCGGACCCTCAGGATGTGGTAAGACAACACTTCTAAAAATTATTGCAGGACTTTTAAAACCTGATAAGGGTAAAATAATTCTTGAAGAAAGCGATATTACAAATCTTGAACCGGGAAAAAGGGATGTGGCAATGGTTTTTCAGAACTATGCTTTATACCCACATATGAAGGTTATAGAAAATATCCTTTTTCCCTTAAGAATAAAAAAAATAAAAATTGAAGAACAAAAGAAAAGGTTAGAATGGGTAACTGAATTTCTGAAAATTGGAGAAATACTTGAAAAAAAACCTTCTGAGCTATCTGGTGGCCAGCAGCAAAGGGTGGCTTTAGCAAGAGCACTTGTAAGAAATCCTAAAATCTTTTTAATGGATGAGCCCTTATCAAATCTCGATGCAAAATTGAGAACTGAAATGAGAAGTGAACTTAAAAATTTACAGAGAAATCTAAATATAACCACAATATATGTAACCCATGATCAAATTGAAGCAATGACTCTCGCTGATAGAATTTGCATTTTAAATAAGGGGGAAATAATGCAAATTGGAACACCTGAAGAGATTTATGAAAAACCCCAAAATTTTTTTGTGGCAAGTTTTATTGGAACTCACGGGATCAATATTATTGAATCTGAAAATTTTATACTCTGTGTAAGACCCGAAAAATTCTATCTTGCAAGACAGGAGGGCAAAAACTATGAATTTTATGTCAGGCTTAATTCTTACGATTTTATTGGAGAATACTATGTTTTAAAATGTGATATTGTGGATGTTGTATTTAACGGGAATCATATAGATACAAAAAAAGGAGAAATAAAAGTAATTATGAATAAAAAACCTGAATACAGAAATATAATTTTTTATGTAAGGGAAAAGGATGTTTATAGATTTGATAGAAATAAATTAAGACTTTCTTAA
- a CDS encoding ABC transporter permease encodes MNIPKLVFKNLTSKKSRFVFTLSGITIGIASFVTLVSLGSGLKAEIKRQAGEIGGNLIVTPKGWCAYEQVSVLIGEKLPEAIPFDEFEKIASIKGLTAVPYLTERTAIKNNPVPVIGILPSEMKAFKKWEIGEGTYFESQNENAVIIGFSIAKQFELKPGDEITIRKQIFLIKGVLKETGTKDDIAIFMPLSIAQKIYGIDNKVSFIAVKVDDISKINEYILKIEDIANVSVVSDKELLKSVLSIVGTVSLTLQTIAAVAILAALFGIINTMMMAIYERKREIGILQAIGCTRGTIFIIFLFESLLYGFLGGVLGLVIGILLSYFGSPYISQNEFTAFLKGGEFRDAFNLSLIIGVLGFSVLISLASGLYPAYRASKITPVEAIAYE; translated from the coding sequence ATGAACATACCAAAACTCGTTTTTAAAAATCTAACATCAAAAAAGAGTAGATTTGTCTTTACCCTATCCGGCATAACAATAGGAATAGCTTCATTTGTGACTCTCGTCTCATTGGGAAGCGGGTTAAAGGCAGAAATAAAGAGGCAGGCAGGTGAAATCGGAGGAAACCTCATAGTAACACCAAAGGGATGGTGTGCCTACGAACAGGTATCTGTGCTTATAGGTGAAAAGTTGCCGGAGGCAATACCTTTTGATGAGTTCGAAAAGATTGCCAGCATAAAAGGGCTTACCGCGGTTCCATATTTAACAGAAAGGACTGCAATCAAAAACAATCCTGTTCCGGTTATCGGTATTCTTCCCTCTGAAATGAAGGCATTTAAAAAGTGGGAGATTGGAGAAGGTACTTACTTCGAATCACAAAATGAAAATGCCGTTATTATCGGTTTTAGCATTGCGAAGCAGTTCGAATTAAAGCCAGGAGATGAAATTACTATCAGGAAACAAATTTTTCTTATAAAAGGAGTTCTTAAAGAGACCGGGACAAAGGATGATATTGCCATATTCATGCCACTTTCAATTGCACAGAAAATTTACGGTATTGATAATAAGGTCTCTTTCATAGCGGTGAAAGTAGACGACATTTCAAAGATTAATGAATATATCCTGAAAATAGAGGATATAGCCAATGTTTCAGTGGTCTCGGATAAAGAGCTTTTAAAATCCGTCCTCTCAATTGTCGGAACAGTGAGCCTTACATTGCAGACTATCGCAGCAGTTGCAATCCTTGCAGCTTTATTTGGAATAATAAATACCATGATGATGGCAATTTATGAAAGAAAAAGGGAGATAGGAATTCTTCAAGCTATTGGATGCACAAGGGGCACCATATTTATCATCTTCCTTTTCGAATCGTTACTGTATGGTTTCCTTGGAGGGGTTCTTGGGCTTGTGATAGGCATTCTACTTTCATATTTCGGCTCACCTTACATCTCGCAGAATGAGTTCACAGCATTTTTAAAGGGGGGTGAATTTAGGGATGCATTTAATTTAAGTCTTATCATTGGGGTATTGGGATTTTCTGTTCTTATATCTCTTGCAAGCGGTTTGTATCCTGCATACAGGGCATCAAAAATTACACCTGTGGAGGCAATAGCTTATGAATAA
- a CDS encoding glucodextranase DOMON-like domain-containing protein — MKKIIIISLISFILKAHIITVDGDPSDWMPHSVSQRDTFFYLFHPGYTTDQYEAVWLDEIDDDFGDGDYTYPTDVSFKGKEADLIEFRFTEGATSTDTFLYFLIVVSDTFNGGQDWPSFIAYFTIDTLINRQGAKYAPQYSDVTVSGEWQYSGVFSMYTARLLKYDYSYVNPSGHSFAHQYNVYEAGLKIDSLKLYHKSYWVSFGIGLEDFGNFREVDSIASQYNGGGGIQNWADPDLYDLAYINAIQQKNELSGYSVNTPVTITNAMRRVFLYVRLNEKPTLKFEKINEKINKGIYDLTGRKIINIKRKGIYINKDKRKILKIK; from the coding sequence ATGAAAAAAATAATAATAATTTCACTTATCAGTTTTATTCTAAAAGCCCATATTATAACAGTGGATGGGGACCCTTCTGATTGGATGCCCCATTCTGTTTCGCAGAGAGATACTTTTTTTTACCTATTCCACCCTGGATACACAACAGATCAATATGAAGCAGTCTGGCTTGATGAAATTGATGATGATTTTGGAGATGGTGATTATACTTATCCTACTGATGTTTCATTTAAAGGTAAGGAAGCGGATCTTATAGAATTTAGATTCACAGAGGGAGCAACGAGCACTGATACTTTCCTTTATTTCTTAATAGTTGTAAGCGATACCTTTAATGGAGGACAGGACTGGCCATCTTTTATTGCCTATTTCACAATAGACACTCTAATAAACCGTCAAGGGGCAAAATATGCACCGCAGTATTCAGATGTTACAGTATCAGGTGAATGGCAATATTCTGGGGTTTTTTCAATGTATACAGCAAGATTACTAAAGTATGACTATAGTTATGTAAACCCTTCTGGACACAGTTTTGCTCATCAATATAATGTATACGAAGCAGGACTTAAAATTGATTCCTTAAAACTTTACCATAAATCTTACTGGGTAAGTTTCGGTATTGGTCTTGAGGATTTTGGCAATTTCAGAGAAGTTGATTCTATTGCTTCACAGTATAACGGCGGAGGAGGTATTCAAAACTGGGCAGATCCAGATTTATACGACCTTGCCTATATCAATGCAATTCAACAGAAAAATGAATTATCAGGTTACTCAGTAAATACACCTGTTACAATCACAAATGCAATGAGAAGAGTTTTTCTTTATGTAAGACTCAATGAAAAACCTACTTTAAAATTTGAAAAAATAAACGAAAAAATAAATAAAGGTATATACGATTTAACTGGTAGAAAGATTATAAATATCAAAAGAAAAGGAATTTACATAAATAAAGATAAAAGGAAAATACTGAAGATAAAATAG
- a CDS encoding ABC transporter ATP-binding protein, giving the protein MNKIIIKTYNLEKIYNTGKVKTHALRGVTIEIPKGVFAAIVGPSGSGKSTLLHLIGGLDRPTKGKVFLDGIDLSKATNSELAKIRCKKIGFVFQFFNLLPNLTAQENVEIIMLFAGLKRDLQKQRAKELLSLVGLGNKLKAKPSELSGGEQQKVAIARALANDPEILLMDEPTGNLDSESESEVLEQIFKLHKQGKTIIIVTHNSEIAKMAEMVIRIKDGKVVN; this is encoded by the coding sequence ATGAATAAAATAATAATAAAAACCTATAACCTTGAAAAAATCTATAATACCGGCAAGGTAAAGACACATGCATTAAGAGGGGTTACAATAGAAATACCAAAAGGAGTTTTTGCTGCTATTGTTGGTCCATCAGGAAGTGGCAAGAGCACCCTTTTGCACCTTATTGGCGGGCTTGATAGACCAACAAAGGGCAAGGTTTTTCTGGATGGAATAGATTTAAGTAAGGCCACAAATAGTGAATTAGCAAAAATCAGATGTAAGAAAATAGGTTTTGTATTCCAGTTTTTTAATCTTCTTCCTAACCTTACTGCACAGGAAAATGTAGAAATAATAATGTTGTTTGCAGGTTTAAAAAGGGATTTGCAAAAACAAAGGGCAAAAGAACTTTTATCTCTGGTAGGTCTTGGAAATAAGCTAAAAGCAAAACCATCTGAACTTTCAGGAGGTGAGCAACAGAAGGTTGCTATTGCAAGGGCATTGGCAAATGATCCTGAAATTCTTCTCATGGATGAGCCTACAGGGAATCTTGATTCTGAATCAGAGTCAGAGGTCCTTGAGCAGATATTTAAGCTCCATAAGCAAGGAAAGACCATTATAATTGTCACTCACAATAGCGAGATCGCAAAAATGGCGGAGATGGTTATAAGGATAAAGGATGGAAAGGTTGTAAATTAA
- a CDS encoding cation-translocating P-type ATPase: MKIVELKIDGLCCTECATKVEKVLKATKGIKDLKILMAAEKAIITYNEAEITEEDIIKRIEGIGHKAEISSKLETERKRRDLADTLRFVFITATSLIALGEIAFEYFGLLEKSIELIPLPLLLLAILLGGYPIFKRAFLGILKRQITVDLMMSIGIIGAAVIGEYISSMLVAFFMNLAHYLEEFTVTRSRQAIKELIKLAPKTARIKVDNREIEVPVSELKPADIVVVRPGERIPVDGVVIKGLSSVNQAPITGESIPVEKQIGDEVFAGTLNENGYLEIKTTKIGEDTTLGKIIKLVEEAEAHKAPIQKFADRFTTYFLPCALGFAILTYFISGKAIYAIAVLVAACPCAVGLATPLSVIASVGSSARRGLLIKGGLYLEALAKVDCLVIDKTGTVTFGRPKVTDVIEVSNEESEVSKEEILRLAASVEKHSEHPIASAIIEKAEEEGIEIPEPEEFEYFIGRGVTGKVEGKTVVLGNRKLLDEKGVILPENIRLKAQELEAEGKTVLFLGKDRVVVGLITASDILRDEAIRAIEDLKKFGIKRIILLTGDNERVASNIAKRLGITEYKANLLPEDKIAIVKKLQDEGHKVCMIGDGVNDAPALAQADVGIAMGVAGTDVAIEAAHVALMRDDLSQVPQAIKIGRNTYKIIRQGIALGILWDIITMGLASIGILSPVMAAALEELPTLMVAANASRLIVNSKNIKIFGG; encoded by the coding sequence ATGAAAATAGTAGAGCTAAAAATTGATGGCCTGTGCTGCACTGAATGTGCAACAAAGGTTGAAAAGGTTTTGAAAGCAACGAAAGGGATAAAGGATTTAAAAATACTCATGGCAGCAGAGAAAGCTATTATTACATACAATGAAGCAGAAATCACGGAAGAGGATATTATTAAGAGGATTGAAGGTATAGGGCATAAGGCAGAAATAAGTTCAAAGTTAGAAACTGAAAGAAAGAGGAGAGATTTGGCTGATACGCTCCGCTTTGTCTTCATAACAGCTACAAGCCTTATTGCCCTCGGTGAAATTGCTTTTGAGTATTTTGGACTTCTTGAAAAAAGCATAGAGTTAATCCCGTTGCCTCTTTTACTCCTTGCCATCCTCCTTGGCGGATACCCCATATTCAAGAGGGCTTTTTTAGGTATTTTGAAAAGGCAGATAACTGTTGATCTGATGATGAGCATCGGGATTATCGGAGCAGCTGTTATTGGGGAATATATATCATCCATGCTGGTTGCATTTTTTATGAACCTTGCCCACTATCTTGAGGAGTTTACAGTAACAAGGTCAAGACAGGCGATAAAGGAGCTTATAAAGCTTGCTCCAAAAACAGCAAGGATAAAGGTGGATAATAGAGAGATTGAGGTTCCAGTTTCGGAGCTTAAGCCAGCAGATATAGTTGTAGTAAGGCCGGGTGAAAGGATACCTGTGGATGGGGTCGTTATAAAAGGTTTGAGTTCGGTAAATCAGGCACCCATCACAGGGGAGAGCATCCCTGTAGAAAAACAAATTGGTGACGAAGTGTTTGCAGGCACATTGAACGAAAATGGCTACTTAGAAATAAAAACAACAAAAATCGGAGAAGATACAACCCTTGGAAAGATTATAAAACTTGTAGAAGAGGCAGAAGCCCACAAAGCCCCTATCCAGAAGTTTGCAGATAGATTTACCACTTATTTTTTACCATGTGCCCTTGGTTTTGCAATTCTCACCTACTTTATATCTGGCAAAGCCATCTATGCAATTGCGGTTCTTGTCGCAGCATGCCCCTGTGCAGTTGGACTTGCAACACCTCTTTCTGTTATAGCAAGTGTTGGAAGCAGTGCAAGAAGAGGACTTCTTATAAAAGGAGGATTGTATCTGGAGGCACTGGCAAAGGTAGATTGCCTTGTAATCGATAAAACAGGAACAGTTACATTTGGAAGGCCGAAAGTAACAGATGTGATAGAAGTCAGTAATGAAGAATCAGAAGTTAGCAAAGAAGAAATCCTGAGGCTTGCAGCATCCGTAGAGAAGCATTCAGAACACCCCATAGCATCAGCTATAATTGAGAAAGCTGAAGAGGAAGGGATAGAGATTCCTGAACCTGAAGAGTTTGAATACTTTATAGGCCGTGGTGTTACAGGAAAGGTGGAAGGGAAAACCGTTGTTCTTGGAAATCGAAAACTCCTTGATGAAAAGGGGGTTATTCTTCCTGAAAATATAAGGTTAAAGGCTCAAGAGTTAGAAGCAGAAGGAAAAACCGTCCTCTTTCTTGGAAAGGATAGAGTGGTTGTGGGTCTTATCACAGCTAGTGATATCCTGCGGGATGAGGCCATAAGGGCGATAGAGGATTTAAAAAAGTTTGGGATTAAGAGAATCATCCTTTTAACTGGTGACAATGAAAGGGTTGCTTCAAATATCGCAAAGAGGCTTGGTATTACAGAATATAAGGCAAACCTTCTGCCCGAAGATAAAATAGCAATCGTGAAAAAACTCCAGGATGAAGGACATAAAGTCTGTATGATAGGTGACGGAGTAAATGATGCCCCTGCCCTCGCACAGGCGGATGTTGGGATTGCAATGGGTGTTGCAGGCACAGATGTGGCGATAGAAGCAGCCCATGTAGCACTTATGAGAGATGATCTTTCTCAAGTCCCTCAGGCTATAAAAATCGGAAGAAATACTTATAAGATTATCAGACAGGGGATAGCCCTGGGTATATTATGGGATATAATAACTATGGGGCTTGCATCTATTGGTATCTTAAGTCCTGTTATGGCAGCAGCCCTTGAAGAGCTGCCAACCTTAATGGTTGCAGCAAATGCATCAAGACTTATAGTCAATTCAAAAAATATAAAGATTTTTGGTGGCTAA
- a CDS encoding RluA family pseudouridine synthase, translating to MPERIFERWVNIKSKGKRLDVYLYQSGCGISREKIKEAIEEGLVEVNGKIVKKPSYRVKEGEHIVIKIKEEPRKEIIPEEVPFEILYEDEHLAVINKPKGVVVHPAKGHHSGTLVHGLIFKYGELPSSEEDEEENIRAGIIHRLDKDTTGCMIVAKTKEALSKLGTMMERREIKREYRTLVWGIMPQKTMEIDAPIGRDPVNRLKRKVTFENAKPAITIYEVLKEYDKICSLLKVNLLTGRTHQIRVHMEYIGHPVVGDPLYGGTEGKKILSLTGPDKKGVVKELIKIFDRQALHAYKISFVHPIYDKKIEVIAEFPEDFKRAFEFLSKFE from the coding sequence ATGCCAGAGAGGATTTTTGAAAGATGGGTAAATATAAAATCAAAGGGTAAAAGACTTGATGTTTATCTTTATCAGAGTGGATGTGGAATATCAAGAGAAAAAATAAAAGAAGCAATTGAGGAAGGTCTTGTTGAGGTAAATGGTAAGATAGTAAAAAAACCGAGTTACAGAGTAAAAGAGGGAGAACATATTGTTATAAAAATAAAGGAAGAACCAAGAAAAGAAATAATCCCTGAAGAAGTTCCCTTTGAAATTTTATATGAGGATGAGCATCTTGCTGTTATAAATAAGCCAAAGGGGGTTGTTGTTCATCCTGCAAAGGGACATCATTCAGGAACCTTAGTTCATGGATTAATTTTCAAATATGGGGAACTCCCTTCCTCTGAAGAAGATGAGGAGGAGAATATAAGGGCAGGAATAATCCACCGTCTTGATAAAGATACAACAGGATGTATGATAGTAGCAAAAACAAAGGAAGCTCTTTCAAAATTAGGAACAATGATGGAAAGAAGGGAAATAAAAAGAGAATACAGAACACTTGTATGGGGAATAATGCCTCAAAAGACTATGGAAATAGATGCACCCATAGGAAGGGATCCTGTTAATAGATTGAAAAGAAAAGTAACTTTTGAAAATGCAAAACCAGCAATTACAATTTATGAAGTTTTAAAAGAATATGATAAAATTTGTTCTCTTTTAAAAGTAAACCTTTTAACAGGAAGAACTCATCAAATAAGAGTCCATATGGAATATATAGGCCATCCTGTTGTAGGAGACCCCCTTTATGGAGGAACAGAAGGAAAAAAGATATTAAGCCTTACAGGTCCTGATAAAAAGGGAGTTGTTAAGGAACTGATTAAAATTTTTGATAGGCAGGCTTTGCATGCTTACAAAATTTCTTTTGTTCATCCCATATATGATAAAAAGATTGAGGTTATAGCAGAATTTCCAGAGGATTTTAAAAGAGCTTTTGAATTTCTATCAAAATTTGAGTAA
- a CDS encoding DUF3782 domain-containing protein — translation MKRTLTKEDIVKILEEKLPEIIERSPFVRLKIEEIMERKAVTREEIKEILMELRAQREDTNRRFEEINRRFEELREDTNKRFEEINRRFEELREDTNKRFEELREDTNKRFEEINRRFEELREDTNKRFEELMEDTNRRFELLTKEMRDGFKVLRDAITAVGARWGIFAEEAFRESMEGILKELGFYDVKKWEDYDKEGFVFGYPSRVEVDLVIRDDKHYLIEIKSSVSEGDVLKLKRLGEFYEKRTGVKPELVIVSPYIKDEAKERCEVLGIKFYRRT, via the coding sequence ATGAAAAGAACTTTGACAAAGGAAGATATTGTGAAGATACTGGAAGAGAAACTCCCGGAAATTATTGAGAGATCCCCTTTTGTCAGATTAAAAATTGAGGAGATAATGGAAAGAAAAGCTGTGACAAGGGAGGAAATAAAAGAAATACTTATGGAATTAAGAGCTCAGAGAGAGGATACAAATAGAAGGTTTGAAGAAATAAATAGAAGATTTGAGGAGTTAAGAGAGGATACAAATAAAAGATTTGAAGAGATAAATAGGAGGTTTGAGGAGTTAAGAGAGGATACAAATAAAAGATTTGAAGAGTTAAGAGAGGATACAAATAAAAGATTTGAAGAGATAAATAGGAGGTTTGAGGAGTTAAGAGAGGATACAAATAAAAGATTTGAGGAGTTAATGGAGGATACAAATAGAAGATTTGAGCTTCTTACAAAGGAGATGAGGGATGGTTTTAAGGTATTAAGGGATGCGATAACGGCGGTGGGGGCAAGGTGGGGTATATTTGCTGAGGAGGCTTTCAGGGAGAGTATGGAGGGTATTTTGAAGGAGCTAGGTTTTTATGATGTTAAGAAGTGGGAGGATTATGATAAAGAGGGTTTTGTTTTTGGTTATCCTTCAAGAGTTGAGGTTGATTTAGTTATAAGGGATGATAAGCATTATTTAATAGAGATAAAAAGTAGTGTATCGGAGGGTGATGTTTTGAAGTTAAAGAGGTTAGGTGAGTTTTATGAAAAAAGGACAGGGGTAAAGCCGGAGCTTGTTATAGTTTCTCCTTATATAAAAGATGAAGCGAAGGAGAGATGTGAAGTTTTGGGAATAAAGTTTTATAGAAGAACTTGA
- a CDS encoding metalloregulator ArsR/SmtB family transcription factor, which translates to MRKFIDLFKILSDETRLRLIVALMQGEFCVCELVDALKVSQYNISRHLGVLRKSGLVEDRKDGVWVYYRLSPKVSPIIYDILKILKKHTANENIIEEDKARLEKRLKMRVEGKCIKGYGEIAK; encoded by the coding sequence ATGCGAAAATTTATTGATTTATTTAAAATTCTGTCGGATGAGACAAGGCTAAGGCTTATAGTAGCCCTCATGCAGGGTGAATTCTGTGTCTGCGAGCTTGTGGATGCCTTAAAGGTCTCTCAATATAATATCTCCCGTCATCTTGGTGTATTGAGAAAGTCAGGACTTGTGGAGGACAGAAAAGATGGGGTGTGGGTCTATTACCGTCTTTCACCAAAAGTATCGCCAATTATTTACGACATCCTGAAAATCCTTAAAAAACACACGGCAAATGAAAATATTATCGAGGAAGATAAAGCTCGTCTTGAAAAAAGGCTTAAGATGAGAGTTGAGGGAAAATGTATCAAAGGATATGGAGAGATTGCGAAATAA
- the uvrB gene encoding excinuclease ABC subunit UvrB: MASFKLVTDLKPKGDQPKAIKELLSGLESGLRHQVLLGVTGSGKTFTIANVIEKWGKPTLIISHNKTLAAQIYGELKQLFPENKVEYFISYYDYYQPEAYIPETDTYIEKDASINEDIERLRLRTTSSLLERDDVIVVASVSCIYGLGNPEEIKKIYLILEEGQNIERDVILRRLIDLYYTRNDFELARGRFRVKGDIIELIPAYEDYLVRIEMFDDWIEKIEIRDKVSQKVFERKKRIAIYPASHYVTTRPTLERALKSIEEELEERLKELREQGKLLEAQRLEQRTRYDLEMLREIGYCPGIENYSRHFDGRKPGERPRCLLDYFPPEFLCIIDESHVTIPQLRAMFRGDRSRKEVLVEYGFRLPSALDNRPLKFEEFEALLDRVIYMSATPGDYEIEKAKGRVVEMIVRPTGLVDPEIVVKPTRGQIDDLMEEIRKIKEKGERVLVTTLTKRMAEDLAEYLSLAGFRVKYLHSEVHPIDRVEILRDLRLGKFECLVGVNLLREGLDLPEVSLVAILDADKTGFLRSETALIQTAGRAARNKAGKVILYADEVTQAMKKAIEETERRRKIQMEYNEKHGIVPETIKKTKEQILMTTIVADARLEARDEYEDVEKEIEVLKATLDKISLIEELERKMKEAADLFEFEKAAKYRDALFELRKS; encoded by the coding sequence ATGGCAAGTTTTAAACTGGTTACAGACCTTAAGCCGAAAGGTGATCAACCAAAGGCAATAAAAGAATTACTTTCAGGTCTTGAATCAGGTCTAAGACATCAGGTTCTTCTCGGGGTTACAGGAAGTGGTAAAACTTTTACTATTGCAAATGTGATTGAAAAATGGGGTAAACCTACCTTAATTATTTCCCACAATAAAACTCTTGCAGCACAGATTTACGGAGAGTTAAAACAGCTTTTTCCTGAAAATAAAGTGGAATACTTTATTTCTTACTATGATTACTATCAGCCTGAAGCTTATATACCTGAGACAGATACTTATATAGAAAAGGATGCCTCAATTAATGAGGATATTGAAAGATTAAGGCTAAGGACAACTTCATCACTTCTTGAAAGAGATGATGTTATTGTTGTTGCCTCTGTATCCTGTATTTATGGACTTGGAAACCCTGAAGAGATAAAGAAAATTTATCTTATTTTAGAAGAAGGACAGAATATTGAAAGGGATGTTATTTTAAGAAGACTTATAGACCTTTATTACACAAGGAATGACTTTGAACTTGCAAGAGGGAGGTTCAGAGTTAAAGGTGATATAATAGAACTTATACCTGCCTATGAGGATTATCTTGTAAGAATAGAAATGTTTGATGACTGGATAGAGAAAATTGAAATAAGGGATAAAGTATCTCAAAAAGTTTTTGAAAGAAAAAAGAGAATTGCTATTTACCCAGCTTCCCATTATGTTACAACAAGACCAACTCTTGAAAGAGCATTAAAATCTATTGAAGAAGAACTTGAGGAAAGACTTAAAGAGTTAAGGGAGCAGGGGAAGCTTCTTGAAGCACAAAGATTAGAACAGAGGACAAGGTATGATCTTGAAATGTTAAGGGAAATAGGTTACTGTCCTGGAATAGAAAATTATTCAAGACATTTTGACGGAAGAAAACCCGGTGAAAGACCGAGATGTTTACTTGATTATTTCCCCCCGGAATTTTTATGCATAATAGATGAAAGTCATGTAACAATTCCCCAATTAAGAGCAATGTTTAGGGGTGATAGATCAAGGAAAGAAGTTCTTGTAGAATATGGATTTAGACTCCCTTCTGCTCTTGATAACAGACCCCTAAAGTTTGAAGAGTTTGAAGCACTACTTGATAGGGTAATATATATGTCAGCTACACCCGGAGATTATGAAATTGAAAAAGCTAAGGGTAGAGTAGTTGAAATGATTGTAAGACCGACAGGACTTGTGGATCCTGAAATTGTTGTTAAACCAACAAGGGGGCAGATTGATGATTTAATGGAAGAGATAAGGAAAATAAAGGAAAAAGGTGAGAGAGTTCTTGTTACAACCCTTACAAAAAGAATGGCTGAAGATCTTGCTGAGTATTTGTCTTTAGCAGGTTTCAGAGTTAAATACCTTCATTCTGAAGTTCATCCAATTGATAGAGTGGAAATTTTGAGGGATTTAAGGCTTGGTAAATTTGAATGTCTTGTTGGTGTTAATCTTTTAAGGGAAGGTCTTGATTTACCAGAAGTTTCTCTTGTTGCTATACTTGATGCAGACAAAACTGGTTTTTTAAGAAGTGAAACTGCTTTAATACAAACTGCCGGGAGAGCTGCAAGAAATAAAGCAGGTAAAGTTATCCTTTATGCTGATGAAGTAACCCAGGCTATGAAAAAGGCAATAGAGGAAACTGAGAGGAGAAGAAAAATTCAGATGGAATATAATGAAAAACACGGAATAGTTCCTGAAACTATAAAAAAGACTAAAGAACAGATTTTAATGACAACAATTGTTGCTGATGCAAGACTTGAAGCAAGGGATGAATATGAGGATGTTGAAAAGGAAATAGAGGTTTTAAAAGCAACCCTTGATAAAATAAGTTTAATAGAAGAACTTGAAAGGAAAATGAAAGAAGCTGCTGATCTTTTTGAATTTGAAAAGGCAGCAAAATATAGAGATGCTTTATTTGAATTAAGAAAGTCTTAA